In Topomyia yanbarensis strain Yona2022 chromosome 2, ASM3024719v1, whole genome shotgun sequence, one DNA window encodes the following:
- the LOC131685531 gene encoding RNA polymerase-associated protein LEO1-like, producing MKIAIFAFVAFCLVISLAVAAPHHEAAAKVQKRSDHGPKPEESPAQDTAADGKDDAGNDDDGDDDDDSSSEEGHNCHHHHHEQEGNHEQGQTGGEEHPKPDLEAPAEPEHEEEK from the exons atgaaaattgcCATTTTCGCGTTCGTCGCCTTCTGCCTGGTGATATCACTGGCTGTGGCAG CACCACATCATGAAGCTGCTGCGAAAGTGCAGAAGCGAAGCGACCATGGACCAAAGCCGGAAGAGAGCCCAGCTCAGGATACTGCGGCCGACGGAAAAGATGACGCCGGTAACGACGATGACGgcgacgacgatgacgattcCTCCAGTGAGGAGGGACATAactgtcatcatcatcatcatgaaCAGGAAGGCAATCATGAACAGGGCCAAACAGGTGGAGAAGAGCACCCGAAACCGGATCTGGAAGCTCCAGCCGAGCCCGAACACGAAGAAGAGAAGTGA